From the genome of Thermoleophilaceae bacterium, one region includes:
- a CDS encoding carboxyl transferase domain-containing protein: MTAVLELAATGLDPARARIELLCDPGTFRPWRTAVGDGVVAGRGRSAGRPVFCWAQDGGHVGGSLGAAGGETIARTFAAAERAGAPVVGFPHSGGARLQQGVAALAAYGSIFREQANATVPQVAVVSGPCAGGAAYSPALGDLTVMCGPEARMFLTGPRIVEEVTRERVSAGELGGAAVQGANGVAHAEAPGAAEAGRLVRDLLAHLPARAGGSLPLAPAAEPEPGDPSEPVPAQSRRVYDVRDVARRLTDAGRLLELAPRWAPNLVTALARIDGSPVGVIANQPRRLGGTIDCAAAEKGAWFVTFCDRFGIPLLVLVDTPGFLPGVRQERDGVIRHGAAFLRAFARARVPRVTVTLRQAYGGAYIVMNSRDLGADLSLAWPQARIGVMGAKPAVGLLERRAIAAGADAGALAAAYEGEHLGVDAAAHGGFVDEVIAPEETRARVMEALA, encoded by the coding sequence GTGACCGCCGTCCTCGAGCTCGCGGCCACCGGCCTGGACCCTGCCCGCGCGCGCATCGAGCTGCTGTGCGACCCCGGCACCTTTCGTCCCTGGCGGACGGCCGTGGGCGACGGCGTGGTGGCCGGCCGTGGCCGCTCGGCGGGCCGGCCCGTGTTCTGCTGGGCCCAGGACGGCGGCCACGTGGGCGGCTCGCTGGGGGCGGCGGGAGGCGAAACCATCGCCCGCACGTTCGCGGCGGCCGAGCGCGCGGGCGCGCCCGTGGTGGGCTTTCCGCATTCCGGTGGCGCGCGACTCCAGCAGGGCGTGGCGGCGCTCGCCGCCTACGGGTCCATCTTCCGCGAGCAGGCCAACGCCACGGTGCCGCAGGTGGCGGTGGTCTCCGGCCCGTGCGCGGGCGGAGCCGCGTACTCACCCGCCCTCGGCGACCTCACCGTGATGTGCGGCCCCGAGGCGCGCATGTTCCTCACCGGGCCGCGGATCGTGGAGGAGGTCACGCGCGAGCGGGTTAGCGCCGGCGAGCTGGGCGGGGCGGCCGTCCAGGGAGCCAACGGCGTGGCCCACGCCGAGGCGCCGGGCGCCGCGGAGGCGGGGCGGCTGGTGCGCGACCTGCTCGCCCACCTGCCCGCGCGCGCCGGGGGCTCGCTCCCGCTGGCTCCGGCCGCCGAGCCGGAGCCCGGTGACCCGTCCGAGCCGGTGCCGGCGCAGTCGCGCCGCGTGTACGACGTGCGCGACGTGGCCCGCCGCCTCACCGACGCCGGGCGCCTGCTCGAGCTGGCGCCGCGCTGGGCGCCGAACCTGGTGACGGCACTGGCCCGCATCGACGGCTCTCCCGTGGGAGTGATCGCCAACCAGCCGCGGCGGCTGGGGGGTACGATCGACTGCGCGGCGGCGGAGAAGGGCGCCTGGTTCGTGACGTTCTGCGACCGGTTCGGCATCCCCCTGCTCGTCCTCGTCGACACCCCCGGCTTCCTCCCCGGCGTGCGCCAGGAGCGCGACGGCGTCATCCGCCACGGCGCCGCGTTCCTCCGGGCTTTCGCCCGCGCCCGCGTGCCGCGTGTAACCGTCACGCTGCGCCAGGCATACGGTGGGGCGTACATCGTGATGAACTCGCGCGACCTCGGAGCGGACCTCAGCCTCGCCTGGCCTCAGGCGCGGATCGGAGTGATGGGGGCCAAGCCCGCCGTGGGGCTGCTCGAGCGCCGGGCGATCGCGGCGGGCGCGGACGCCGGCGCGCTGGCGGCGGCCTACGAGGGTGAGCACCTGGGCGTCGACGCGGCGGCGCACGGCGGCTTCGTGGACGAGGTGATCGCGCCCGAGGAAACGCGCGCCCGGGTGATGGAGGCCCTGGCGTGA
- a CDS encoding beta-ketoacyl-ACP synthase II: MSRREVVVTGRGVISSIGEGAAAFAEGLLGRRSGVADGVAACTAFDPERYMTAKEARRSDRFTQLALAAAAQAAEEAGLPGGIEPERLGVLVGTGVGGLGTMERECRAWIDGGDRAVSPQFVPMMMPNAAAGMVAMKLGARGPGLSVSSACATGAHAIGEATRMIERGEADAVVAGGTEAGITGLCLAAFRSMGALSREGVSRPFDSERDGFVMGEGAGVLVLEAAEHGRARGAAVHGRIAGYGASSDAHHITQPDPEGRGAASAMRAALQDAGAQPADAGYVNAHGTSTPYNDRVETAAIHAVWNGGSPPVSSTKSQIGHLLGAAGAVEALAALIALERSVLPPTLNYEHPDPDCDLDYVPDGPREAPGIELAISSSFGFGGQNACLAVARA; encoded by the coding sequence GTGAGCCGGCGCGAGGTGGTGGTCACCGGCCGCGGCGTGATCTCCTCGATCGGGGAGGGCGCCGCGGCGTTCGCCGAGGGGCTCCTGGGCCGCCGCTCCGGCGTGGCCGACGGCGTGGCGGCCTGCACCGCCTTCGACCCGGAGCGCTACATGACCGCCAAGGAGGCCCGGCGCAGCGACCGCTTCACCCAGCTCGCGCTCGCGGCCGCCGCGCAGGCCGCGGAGGAGGCCGGGCTGCCCGGCGGGATCGAGCCGGAGCGCCTCGGCGTGCTGGTGGGGACCGGCGTGGGCGGGCTCGGCACGATGGAGCGCGAGTGCCGCGCCTGGATCGACGGCGGCGACCGCGCCGTGTCCCCCCAGTTCGTGCCGATGATGATGCCCAACGCGGCCGCGGGCATGGTGGCGATGAAGCTGGGCGCGCGCGGGCCCGGCCTGTCGGTGTCCTCGGCCTGCGCGACGGGCGCCCACGCGATCGGCGAGGCCACCCGCATGATCGAGCGCGGGGAGGCCGACGCCGTGGTGGCGGGCGGCACCGAGGCGGGGATCACCGGCCTCTGCCTGGCGGCGTTCCGGTCGATGGGCGCTCTCTCACGCGAGGGCGTGTCGCGCCCCTTCGACTCCGAGCGCGACGGCTTCGTGATGGGCGAGGGAGCCGGCGTGCTGGTGCTGGAGGCGGCGGAGCACGGGCGCGCCCGAGGGGCGGCGGTGCACGGGCGCATAGCCGGCTACGGGGCGTCCAGCGACGCCCACCACATCACCCAGCCCGACCCCGAGGGCCGCGGCGCGGCGAGCGCCATGCGCGCCGCTCTACAGGACGCCGGCGCGCAGCCCGCCGACGCCGGCTACGTGAACGCCCACGGCACCTCCACCCCCTACAACGACCGCGTCGAGACGGCCGCCATCCACGCCGTTTGGAACGGTGGCTCGCCGCCGGTGTCGAGCACCAAGTCGCAGATCGGCCACCTGCTGGGCGCGGCCGGGGCGGTGGAGGCACTGGCCGCGCTGATCGCACTCGAGCGCAGCGTGCTGCCGCCGACGCTGAACTACGAGCACCCCGACCCCGACTGCGACCTCGACTACGTTCCGGACGGCCCGCGCGAGGCGCCCGGCATCGAGCTCGCCATCTCGAGCTCGTTTGGCTTCGGCGGCCAGAACGCCTGCCTCGCGGTGGCGCGCGCGTGA
- a CDS encoding acyl carrier protein — protein MTEQDVLERIRQTLVEIKVPNGGEAQLSTTFEELDVDSLDLVELVRALEDSYGIHVPDERLDGVESVGDAVRLTLELAQEGVAEARGAGLEPERT, from the coding sequence ATGACCGAGCAGGACGTGCTGGAGCGCATCCGGCAGACGCTGGTGGAGATCAAGGTCCCGAACGGGGGCGAGGCGCAGCTATCGACCACGTTCGAGGAGCTGGACGTGGACTCGCTCGACCTGGTGGAGCTGGTCCGGGCGCTGGAGGACAGCTACGGCATCCACGTGCCCGACGAGCGCCTCGACGGCGTCGAGTCCGTCGGCGACGCCGTGCGCCTGACGCTGGAGCTGGCGCAGGAGGGCGTGGCGGAGGCGCGAGGCGCAGGCCTCGAGCCGGAGCGTACGTGA